ATTGTCAACGCCCCCATTTGGGTGGATGGACGATTCGGTAGTGCTTTAGCATTTGACGGCAGCTGTGTCAATACGAACAAAAAACTTCTTAACGGCAAGAAGGAATTCACGGTTGTTGCGTGGATAAAACCGGGAACTATCACCGAGAATCGCATCGGGTTGATCGGGCAGAACGATTCACCGGAGTTCGGTTTTATTGACCCGGGTACCGTTTCGCTGTGGACGCCGTCAGCCGGTATTAATAATAATCCATACGAGCATCCGCCGGGTGAGTGGCACCATGTCGCCGCTGTGGCTTCCGGAGAATTCACGAAGGTTTATGTCGATGGCACTCCTACCACAAAAAATGGGCGATGGTCGAATCACGGCAGATCCGATTTCAACGTGAACATCGGGGGATGTGGCGTTTGGGATCCGAACGGCAATTGGTTCACAGGTGCAATGGACGAAGTCGGTCTTTTCCACTCACCTTTGACAGATGCTGATATTAGTGACATCATGAACAATGGTTTGAGTGCTTTAGGGGTTGCGGTGGAACCGGCGGGGAAAATTGCAGTGACTTGGGGTACCCTCAAGCGGAAGGAATACTAAGCAATTAGCGCATAGGACGGGTTGAGGGAACGGCATGCGTTGCTGTATCCGCAACTCGTCCTATGTCAATTTAAACGGATAAACCCCAGTTTAAGACTCGTTTAGAGAAAACAAATCTCAAAGCCGGGGCAAAATTTATCAGCGCAGCAGAACGCAAAACAGCCGTTGTCATCCTATTGCGATATGTTTTCGATCCAATTCCAACGTCTATGCGATTGGAATTGCATTGAAATTGTTAAAAACAGGTTACTCGTCTCTGCCCGCGTCGTCATACCGACGAGGCTCGCGGCGTTGCTCGCGAGGGCGCGCCGGGTTAACTTTCAGCGGACGTCCCATCATCTCTTGGCCATCCAATGCTTCTATCGCTCGCTCGCCGTCCTCTTGGTTTTCCATCTCAACGAAGCCAAACCCTTTGGAGCGACCATCGTACCGATCACGGATAATGGTAGCGGTAGCAACCGAACCATACTCGCCAAAGAGCTCTTCGAGGTCGGTTTCCGTGGCCGCATAAGGCACGTTGCCAACGTAGATATTCATCTCGTTTCTCCTTTTAGAAATTATATGTACCCTAACCCAGCATCACGAAGACAATCGGCACATTCACGCGAACCGTGTCTCTCAAAAAACCGGTATAGGGAATAGAAATACGGGAAAATGAGAAAACTGAGCACTGTCAGCATTTTCAAAGGCAGAAATTTGGCAGCAAGCGTAGGCAGACATTGCAAGCAATGTCATATTGCAAAGATTGGCAAAGATTAACTCTCATCAATCTCTTGTCGGAAGCCTCTTCACACTTCACAATGAGTGCATTTTGGGTTCCAAACTGTAAAACTGTCAAAACACTACTCGTAACTTTGCCAGCGGACATTATCCACATTTCCCTTAGATTTACATTAAATTATATCACAATCTTTATTACTTGTCAATATTAATTTTATCTCTTGAATAATTTTATCAAAACCTATCTCTAAAACCCTGAATTCATTCGGGGGACTATCACTTCGCCGTCATCCAATTATCTCCGATGCCCGCCTCTGTCCGAAGCGGTACCCGAAGCGACATCGCCTCCTCCATCTCTTCACACACAATTGCGGCATGCTCCGCCGCGAGTGCCTCCGGCGTTTCAAGGACCAACTCGTCATGAATCTGTAGAAGCATTTTCAACGGAAGTCTGTCCTTATCAATACGATGCTGCACTTGGACCATTGCTGCCTTCATTAAATCTGCGGCGGAACCTTGCACCACGGTGTTGATTGCCAGCCGTTCGCCGAGGCTTCGCCGACTCCGGTTCGTGGCATAGATTTCAGGAATTGCGCGTCGCCTGCCGGTGAGTGTGCTAACGTACCCGTGATCCGATGCCTGCTGGACACACTGCTGCAGAAAGCGATCGATCCCCGGAAAACGCGTTTTATAGTCATCAATCAGTGCCGCCGCTTCTCGCACGCGCATCCCTTTAATTCGACGTGAGAGACCTGTTGGCGAAACCCCATAAATGATACCAAAATTAATGGTTTTCGCCTTATCACGCAGTTCACGCGTAACCGATGCAGCCGGAACCTCAAACACTTGCGAAGCGACGGCTGTATGAATATCCAAATCTTGGGTGAAGGTTTCGATAAGACTTTCATCTTCGCTAAAGTGTGCGAGGATGCGAAGTTCAATCTGGGAATAATCCGCACAGATTAACTTATGCCCTTCTGGTGCCCTAAAAGCGCGCCGCAACTGTCTACCAATCTCAGTTCGGACAGGAATATTCTGTAGGTTGGGGTGATCGGACTTCAAACGCCCTGTGGCGGTTGTTAACTGATAGAGGTGTGTATGGATACGCTGTGTTTTGGGGTCAACAGCACTCTGGAGTTGCGCGAGATAGGTACTCTGTAACTTACGGAATTGCCGGTACTCAATTATTAAGCGTGGCACGCTGGTCTTCGGGGAGTTGATGTCCTCTCTCAGAGAGAGTGCCTCTAACACGGTTACATCTGTGGAAACCTTGCCACTCCGCGTCCGTTTCACGGGTTTGAAACCGAGTTCATCAAACAGCACTTGCGCGAGTTGTCTCGGTGAATCAATATTGCACGGATATCCGACGATTTCGTGAATTTCGTTTTGCCGAGCATCAACGAGTTCGCTAATCACAACGCTTTGGCGTTTGAGTTCTTCCTTATCGCAAACGATGCCGTTATATTCCATTTCGGCAAGAATAGGCGCGAGCGGCGATTCTATATCACGCGCTAATGCCGTGATGCCCATCTCATCAAGTTTTGGCGTCAGAAAATGATAGAGTCGGAGGGCGATGTCAGCATCCTCTGCGGCGTAAATTGTGGCATGTTCCAATGGTACCTCATCAATCGTTTTCTGTTGTCCTGACTCCGCTTCAAACAGTTCACCTAAGTCTGTCGCTTGTAGGGGCGAGGTTGCCTCGCCCGTCCTATCGCCTGAATCCGTCGTCAGTTCCTGAAAAGAGATCATCTTGTGCCCTAAATGGAGCAACGCCAACGTATCAAGATTATGGGAGGGTGTCCGTGCGTCAACCAATTGACTTGCGAGCAACGTATCGAAAACGGCACCTTGGAGTTTAACACCGTTTCTGATAAGAATGCTCGCATCAAACTTCAGGTTGTGTCCACATTTCGGTAGTGCGGGATTCTCCAAAATCGGCTTAAGTGCCGAAAGCACGGTATCTGTATCCAGATGAGTTTCAGGTTGCGGCGAACGAACGGGCACGTAAACGCCTTGCTTCGGTTTCCATGAGAAACTTAACCCACACAGCCTCGCATCACGTTCCAAGCCATCCGTTTCGGTATCAAAACTGATAATCTCCTGGGTTTCCGACAACGTATCAACGAGATCTTTCAGTTGGTCGAGTGTAACAATCGCTGAATAGTCCCCTGTCTCAGCGGTCTCATAGTCGCCTTTGTCCAAAATGGCATCTGTTTTCTGTGCTAACTCCGCAATCCGTTCCTTGCGTGTTGTAGGTGTAGAAGCAACAGCGGACGTAGAATCACCACCCGCAAGTTCCGTCACGACCTGTTCGTACCGCTTAAGTTCTAACTCTTGAAACAGCGGGAGGATCTTCTGAAGATCAAGTGGTTTGACCCGTGCCTGTTCTATGGAGAAGTCCACGGGAGCATCCCGTTTTAGGGTTACAAGTTCCCGT
The sequence above is drawn from the Candidatus Poribacteria bacterium genome and encodes:
- a CDS encoding LamG domain-containing protein, which codes for MKFNALTFILFSLGLMVISLVAVNSSNAAIDPSSVVGIWLFDEAGGGTAMDSSGNNNHGTIVNAPIWVDGRFGSALAFDGSCVNTNKKLLNGKKEFTVVAWIKPGTITENRIGLIGQNDSPEFGFIDPGTVSLWTPSAGINNNPYEHPPGEWHHVAAVASGEFTKVYVDGTPTTKNGRWSNHGRSDFNVNIGGCGVWDPNGNWFTGAMDEVGLFHSPLTDADISDIMNNGLSALGVAVEPAGKIAVTWGTLKRKEY
- the polA gene encoding DNA polymerase I, with the translated sequence MQNAQKDTVYIIDTHAEIFRAYYAIRSGLTSSITGEATHAVFGFAGTLIRILTQLQAKYIVAAIDTPGDTFRNELYSEYKANRSPAPDDLVTQIHRIMELLEAFGILTLGRPELEADDIIASVTQAILDDPEARDIDVTIISKDKDLEQLLIGDRVTMLDLHNDKIIDVRSLWETKGIKPSQVVDVLALMGDTSDNVPGIEKIGLKTAAQLIRQYNSIEGIFENIDEIKGKRRENLEKGRSQLDLSRELVTLKRDAPVDFSIEQARVKPLDLQKILPLFQELELKRYEQVVTELAGGDSTSAVASTPTTRKERIAELAQKTDAILDKGDYETAETGDYSAIVTLDQLKDLVDTLSETQEIISFDTETDGLERDARLCGLSFSWKPKQGVYVPVRSPQPETHLDTDTVLSALKPILENPALPKCGHNLKFDASILIRNGVKLQGAVFDTLLASQLVDARTPSHNLDTLALLHLGHKMISFQELTTDSGDRTGEATSPLQATDLGELFEAESGQQKTIDEVPLEHATIYAAEDADIALRLYHFLTPKLDEMGITALARDIESPLAPILAEMEYNGIVCDKEELKRQSVVISELVDARQNEIHEIVGYPCNIDSPRQLAQVLFDELGFKPVKRTRSGKVSTDVTVLEALSLREDINSPKTSVPRLIIEYRQFRKLQSTYLAQLQSAVDPKTQRIHTHLYQLTTATGRLKSDHPNLQNIPVRTEIGRQLRRAFRAPEGHKLICADYSQIELRILAHFSEDESLIETFTQDLDIHTAVASQVFEVPAASVTRELRDKAKTINFGIIYGVSPTGLSRRIKGMRVREAAALIDDYKTRFPGIDRFLQQCVQQASDHGYVSTLTGRRRAIPEIYATNRSRRSLGERLAINTVVQGSAADLMKAAMVQVQHRIDKDRLPLKMLLQIHDELVLETPEALAAEHAAIVCEEMEEAMSLRVPLRTEAGIGDNWMTAK
- a CDS encoding RNA-binding protein, with product MNIYVGNVPYAATETDLEELFGEYGSVATATIIRDRYDGRSKGFGFVEMENQEDGERAIEALDGQEMMGRPLKVNPARPREQRREPRRYDDAGRDE